CGTGGCCGAGGCGGCGACGAGGTCTTTGCCCAGCTCCATGCGTAGGGCTTTTATACATTGTGCTTCTATGTATGTCAACCGCCGGCGCGATCACCTGCCGGCGCGATCGCCAGGAGATCCCGGCTACCTGGGGGCGGCGAGGCCGCGGGGCGGGCGTCTGCGGGCGCGCAGGTACCGGTGGCGTCCGGTCATCCGGATCGCATACCTTTGTTCTGCTGACCCATCTCTTGGAGGACCGATGAAGGCACTATCGAGTGCGGCGCTCTTGCTGATGCTGGTGTCGTCTGCGGCACGGGCCCAAATCAACGCGGGCACGAAGGCGCCCGAGCCGGCGCTGCCGTTCACCATGACGCAGGTCGCGACGTTCGGCCTGCCGTGGCGCATCGCCTTTCTGCCGGATGGGCGCATGCTCGTCACGGAGAAGGTCGGCGGGCTCTGGCTCGTGACGCAGCAGGGCGAAAAGACCCAGGTGGCCAACGTGCCGGCCGTGCTCTGGCAAGGACAGGGCGGGATGCTGGGCGTGTACGTGTCGCCCAAGCACGCGACCGATCGCAGCATCTACCTCACCTACTCGGAGCCCGGTGAGGGCGGGTCGAGCCTCGCGATGGCGCGCGCGCAGCTCTCAACCGGCCAGGGCCGAGCGAGCCTCGATGGGCTGCAGGTCATCTGGCGCGACGGCGAGCGCGGCCGGGGTGGCCAGTTCGGCGCCGCGATCGCCTTCTCGCCCGACGGCCAGTACCTGTTCCTCAGCGTCGGCGAGCGGCAGCGCTTCACGCCCGCGCAGGATCCCAATCAGCCGCTCGGCAAGATTCTCCGGTTGACGCTCGACGGCAAGCCCGCGCCCGGCAACCCGATGGCGGGCAAGACCGGTACAGCGACCGTCGGCGTCATCGATCCGCCGCGCGACACGGAGGCCGCGAAGACCGCACCGGTCGTCCGCAGCTACACGTTCCCCGGCCCGAACCTCACGCCGGCCGAGACGTGGACGATGGGGCATCGCACGCCGTACGGGCTGGCGTTCGGGCCCGACGGGCGTCTCTGGGAGCTCGAACACGGCCCGAAGGGCGGCGACGAGCTGAACCTGATCGAGCCGGGTAAGAACTACGGCTGGCCGCTCGTTGCGTACGCGGTCAACTACAACGACACGCCGATCCCGCACCCCGACACGCGGCCCGATCTGACGAAGCCGGTCATCTACTGGACGCCGGTCATCGCTCCCGGCAACCTCACCTTCTACCGGGGTGCGATGTTCTCGCAGTGGAACGGCTCCGCGCTCATCGGCGGCATGGCCACCAAGACGCTCAGCCGGATCGTTTTCGACGGCAAGGGCGGTGCGACGCCGGCAGAGCGTTGGGACGTCGGCCATCGCATCCGCGACGTCGCGGTCGGCCCGGACGGTGCGCTGTGGCTGGCCGAAGACGCGAACCCCGGCGGACTCTTCCGTGTGACGCCGAAGTAGACAGCCTCAACGAGGGAAGCCATGAAGTCCCTCGAGGGCTTCATGGCTTCACCGCTCTCGAGAGAGATCTCGCTCTCTCGAGCGTTCCCGATTCGAAGTCGCAACCGGACGCGACGCTGCCGAAAGCCTCATGAACGTAGAACGGGCGCGCGTCCAATCTCGCGCGCGTGTGTCGCTCAGAACACGGCCAGATTCCGGAGCACCGCCGTTTGCTCCGGCGAGAGCGCCCAGCCGGCGAGGAAGTCCCGGAGCGATGCCGGGACGGGCAACGGCTCGGGCGGCCCGCCCGAGCCGTTCACCATCCTTGGCGCCGTGACCACGACGACGGCAGCCGCTGACGGCGTGGGCAGGTACACGCGGCCGTGCTGGCTGGCGTCCGTCGGCAGGAGCGTTGCCGGATCATCGACCCACTTCCAGAACACCGCGAAGCTCACGTACGGCCGGCCTTCCAGGTTCGGTGGGATCGTGCTGTTCTGCCACGTGCCGTAACGTGCGCCGCCGGTGACCGGATTCCAGAGGAAGCCGGTCGGGTTGTACGACGGGTTGCCGGGCCGGAAGAAGACGGAGTGCGAGAGGTCGCCGCCGTAGAACATCAGCAGCGACGGACCGATCGCCGACACTGTCGTGCTGGACGAGAGCAGCAGTGCGGCGGACGCGGCGAGCATCGACAAGCGTCGGGCGCGCGGCATGGAGCCTCCCGGGATGAGACGTGGCTTCATGTTAGCACCGGCCTGCGCCGCCGGACCCGTCCCGCTGTGCTCACGCGTGATCACACCTGCGCCGGGAGCGACGTCGTCTCGCCGCTCGCCTCTCAGATGGTCGTCCTGGCGCCAGGCCGCCGCGTGGTGAACGTCGCTTTCAACGTTTGCTCCTTGCGATCGCGGACGATGGTCAGCGTGACGTCGTTCGACGCCCCGGCGATGCTCCGCCGCAGGTCGCTCGCGCTGCTGATCGCCGTGCCGTTCACCCGCGTGATGACGTCGCCCGCCTTCAGGCCGGCGGCCTCGGCTGGCGTGCCGGTCGCGACCGACGTGACGAGTACGCCCGCACGCGCGCCGAAGAAGTCGCCGAGCTGATCGGTCAGCTCCTGCACCGTTACGCCGAGTCGGCCGGCATTCGCCCCGAAGCCGCCGAACGGACGATCCTGCGGCCAGCCGCCGCGCATCTCGACGTCGGGCACGACGACGCGGCCGCCGCCGACGAAGACCCCACCGGTCTCGGGCGTAACCTTCAGCGCGACCTGCCGGCCAGCCCGCGAGATCGTCGCGTCGACTTCGCGACCCGCCGGCGTCTCCTCGATCACGCGCGCGAGTTGCCGCGCGCTCCGCACGCGCTCGCCGTCGAACGCGACGACGACGTCGCCGGAACGGATGCCGGCTTTGTCGGCGGGGCCGCCGGACCTGACGTCTTCGACGTAAGCGCCGGCGACCCTGGCGAGCTTCTCCCGCTCGCTCTCGGCCGGCGTGACGTCGCGGATCGAGACGCCGATCTCCGGCTCGCCGCCGAAGAGCGATCGCAGGTCGGCTCGCGGCGAGCGCGCCGCCTGGGCCGACGCCGCAGCCTGGAACCCGCCGGTCAGCACGAAGACGAGCGCCGTGCCGGCCGCAAGCAGCCTGGCGCTCGGAAGATGCACGATGGGACGCATGGCCTGACCTCCTCGAGAACAACAGTTACGACGTGGAAGGGCAGCGAGTGGTTGGCGGCGCGCGGATCGCGTCCCGGAGGTCCGTGCGGCTGCGGCGACGGACCGGCGCATTGCGGCCGAGGCCGGCCGCCGGAGGGCGCCGTGCCCGTCCAGCGCCGCGTCCTTTACTAGAATGATGGACGCGTCGGCCGTCTTCTCGAGCCGACGTCATTCAGCGCGAGGCCAACGCGACGCACCGTATGTCCACGATCGCCAAAGACACCCTGAGCTTCCAGGCCGAAGTCAAGCAACTGCTCCACCTGATGATTCACTCCTTGTACGGCAACAAGGAGATCTTCCTGCGCGAGCTCGTCTCGAACGCGTCGGACGCCTGCGACAAGCTGCGTTTCGAAAGCCTCGGCGACAGCGCGCTGCTCGAGGGCGACGCCCAGTTCGCGATCCGGGTGGCGTACGACAAGACCGCGCGCACCATCACGGTGTCGGACAACGGCATCGGGCTGACCCGGCAGGAAGTGATCGACCACATCGGCACGATCGCCAAGTCGGGCACGCGCGAGTTCTTCAGCCGGCTGACGGCCGACGCGGCCAAGGACGCGCAGCTCATCGGCCAGTTCGGTGTCGGCTTCTACTCGGCCTTCATCGTGGCCGACCGGGTGACGCTGCTGACGCGTCGCGCCGGCACGCCGGCCGGCGACGGCGTGCGGTGGGAGAGCCGCGGCGAAGGCGAGTACACGGTCGAAACCGTGACGAAGCCGTCGCGCGGCACCGACGTGACCTTGCACCTCCGCGAGGGCGAGGACGGTCTGCTCTCGGGCGGCGAGCTGCGCGAGATTCTCCGGAAGTACTCCGATCACATCACCTTCCCGGTGCTGATGAAGAAGGAGCACTGGGACTCGTCGAAGACCACGATGGTCGTGACCGACGATGACGAGCAGGTGAACCAGGCGTCGGCGCTGTGGACGCGGCCGAAGTCGGAGATCACCGGTTCGCAGTACGAGGAGTTCTATCGGCACGTCAGCCACGACTTCGAGCCGCCGCTGGCCTGGACGCACGCGAAGGTCGAGGGGCGGCAGGAGTTCACGCAGTTGTTCTACCTGCCGCGCCGCGCGCCGTTCGATCTCTGGAACCGCGACGAACGGCACGGCGTGAAGCTCTACGTGCGCCGCGTCTTCATCATGGACGCCGCCGGCGAGCTGCTGCCGGCGTACCTGCGCTTCGTGCGGGGCGTCATCGACTCCAGCGATCTGCCGCTGAACGTCTCGCGCGAGATCCTGCAGCAGTCGTCCGACGTCGCGCAGATCCGGTCGGCGTCGGTCAAGCGCGTGATCGGTCTGCTCGAGGATCTCGCTGCCGGCCAACCCGAGAAGTACGCGACGTTCTGGGCCGAGTTCGGCACGGTGCTCAAGGAGGGCGTCATCGAGGACCGATCGAATCGGGACCGGATCGCGAAGCTGCTGCGGTTCGCCTCGACGCACGCCGGCACGCCCGATCAGACGGTCTCGTTCGCCGGCTACGTCGGCCGCATGAAAACGGGACAGGACGCGATCTACTACGTCACGGCCGACTCGTTCGCCGCCGCGAGCCAGAGCCCGCATCTGGAAGTGTTCCGCAAACACGGCGTCGAGGTGCTGCTGCTCGCCGACCGCGTGGACGAGTGGATGCTCTCGCAGTTGACCGAGCTCGACGGCAGGCCGCTGAAGTCCGCCGCCGACGGGGATCTCGACGTCAGCGCGCTCGGAGAAGCGTCGTCGAAGGTCGCCGACGAGATGAAGGAGAGCGAGTTCAAGCCGCTCGTCGCCCGCATGCAGGCGGCGCTCGAGGCGCAGGTCTCGAGCGTGCGGCTGACGCACCGGCTCACCGATTCGCCCGCCTGTCTGGTCGCCAGCGAACGCGGCCTCAGCCGGCATCTCGAACGGCTGTTGCGAGAGGCCGGCCAGCCCGTGCCGTCGTCGATGCCGATTCTCGAGATCAACCCGGATCACCCGATCGTCGAGCGGCTCAAGCAGGAGAGCGACGACGTGGTGTTCGCCGACTGGAGCCGGATCCTGTTCGACCAGGCGCTGCTCGCCGAAGGCGGCGACCTCGACGATCCGGCCGCATTCGTCCGGCGCCTGAACAAGCTCACGCTGGCGCTGGCGGGAGGCAGCGGACCCAAGATCTGGGTGCCGTAGCGTCTCGGATCGTCGACGACCTGAGGTCGGGATCCGATCGCCGTGCCGTCGCGGCATCGCGTCCCCGATACAATGTGTTTCCCATCGAGGTGCCCATGAGCCGTTCGCGTCTGGTCGCGTTGTCGCTCGCCGCGCTCGTGACGTCGTCCATTTGGCTGCGCGCGGCGCCGCAAGCCCCCACGCCGGCAACGCCGGCAGCTCCACCGGCGGCGGCGCAGGGCCGGCGGGGCGGCGGGCCCGTCGTCTCGCCGGAGGTCGGCGCCGATCGGCGCGTGACGTTCCGGCTGCGCCTGCCGAGCGCCCAGGCCGTGGCCGTGACGCTCGCCGGCAAGCGGATCGAGATGGCGAAGAACGCGGACGGCGTGTGGACGGCGACGACCGATGCGCTCGAGCCCGACATCTACACCTACTCGTTCAACGTGGACGGCGCTGCGCTCAACGACCCGGCGAACCGCCAGGCGCAGACCTCGTTCGGCAGCTTCCAGAGCATGTTCGTCGTGCCGGGCGACAAGGCGTGGCTACCGAAGCCCGGTGCCGTTCGGGGCGCCGTGACGCGCCAGGCGTTCCACTCCGTCGTCGCGAACGACGACCGCGACTTCTTCGTCTACACGCCGCCAGGCTACGACGCGCGGCGCAAGCAGCCCTATCCCGTCCTCTATCTTCTGCACGGGCTCGGCGACGATGCCGAGCGATGGCTGGCGGGTGGGGGAGGAGCGGCCAACATCCTGGACAACCTGATTGCCGACAAGCGCGCCGTGCCGATGATTGTCGTCTCGCCGCTCGGCTACGGCACGTCGACCGGACCGGCCGGCGGCCGCGGTTCGCAGAACGTGCTGGGCTACGCGCGGATCCTGCTCGACGAGGTGATGCCCGTCGTCGACCGGTCGTACAACGTGAGCACGCGTCGCGAGGATCGCGCGATCGCGGGGCTGTCGATGGGCGGTGCCGAGTCGCTGTACGTCGGCCTGAACAACCTCGATCGCTTCGCCTGGATCGGCGCGTTCAGCTCGGCGCTCCTGCTGCTGCCTCCCGCCGCCTCGGTGCCCGCGCCGCAGCCGGCGGCGGCACCGGCCGCGGGCCGCGGCGCTCCCACGCCGCTCGATCCCTCGGTGTTCGACAAGGCGTTCCCGAACCTGAGCGCGAAGGACAACGCGCGCATCCGCATGCTGTGGATCACGTGCGGCACGGCCGACGGGCTCATCGGGCAGAACCGCCAGTTCCGCGAGTGGTTGCGCGGCAAGGGCATGAAGTTCAGCGAAGAGGAAGTGCCCGACATGGCGCACGTCTGGCCGCTCTGGCGCCAGAACGTCACCGACATGGTGCCGAAGCTGTTCAGATAGCGGACATCAAATCATCGATCATCGGGCTATCGCATCGGATCATCGATCATCGAAACATCGCATCGATCATCGGGATACCAGACGCTGATGATCCGATGCGGTCGTCCGATGCCCCGGTGATCGATGCGATATCCCGATCGCCCGACAATCCGATATCCCGATGCTCCATGCTGTCCGCCATCGTCACGCTCCTGCTCGTGATGGACCCGCTCGGGAACGTGCCGCTGTTCCTTTCGGTGCTGCGCGAGGTGCCGCCGGAGCGCCGGGCGCCGGTGCTTCGGCGCGAGATCCTGCTGGCCTACGTCGTGCTGCTCGCGATGCTGGCGACGGGCCGCTACATCGCCGAGTACTTGCAGCTCCGCCAGGAGACGATCAGCATCGCGGGCGGCATCGTGCTGTTCCTGATCGCCCTGCGCATGGTCTTTCCGCGTGAAGGCGGGCTCATCGGCGACCAGCTCGAGGGCGAGCCGTTCCTCGTGCCGCTCGCGATTCCGCTGCTCGTCGGGCCGTCGACGCTCGCGACCGTCTTGCTGCTCGAGCAGTCTGGCGCGTTGGCCACCTGGTGGCTCTTCGTGGCGGTCACGATCGCCTGGGCCGTGAGCGGCATCATCCTGCTCTCGTCCACGTTCTTCTATCGCGTGCTGCGCGAGCGCGGCCTCGTCGCGATGGAGCGGCTGATGGGGATGCTGCTCGTCATGGTCGCGGTGCAGATGTTCGTGGACGGTGCGCGGACGTTGCTGCGCTGACCGGTCGCGCGGCACGCGCCGCGAGGTTCACTTCTTCAGCGCGCCGCGGAGCTTCTCGGCGAGCGAGTCCCCGAACGGCTGAGGGGAAGCGTCCGGCCCAGGCGCAGCGTCCGTGGGTTCTTCGTGCGCCGTGCTGGCCGCGCGCGCCCGCGGAGAGGCGTCGTCCACCGGCGACAGGCTGATGCGTTTCCTGTCGAGATCGATCGCGAGGACCTCGAAGGCGCCTGTCATCCCGACGTCTAGGGACTTCGACCATCCGCCGCCGGCCCGGCCCGCGAGCGGAAACGTGGACGCGTGGGCGAGACCCTCGATGCCGGGCTCCAGTTCGACGAACGCGCCGAACTCGGCGATGCGTGTGACGCGGCCTTCGCGCACTTGTCCCACGCCGTAGGCGCCCGGCACCCTCGACCATGGATCCGCGAGCAGCGGCTTCAGGCTGAGCGTGATCTGCCGCGTCGCATCGTCCATGCGCAGGACCGCGGCCGTGATCTCCTGCCCCTGAGCGGCCACCGCCGCCGGATTCGCGACGCGCGACCATCCCATCTCCGAGACGGGCAGCAGAGCCTGTACGCCGCCACCGAGATCGACGAACGCGCCGAAGTCGCGCACCGACACCACCCGCCCGGTCACGACCGCGCCGACCGCGAGCGCGCGGCGGACGTCCTCCGCGCGCGCCTGCTGCTCCTGCTCGAGGAGTGCACGGCGCGAGACGACGAACTTCCGGCCCTCGTCGGCGTACTCGAGGATCCTGAAGGCGTAGACGCGCCCCTCGTGCGTCTGGGGATCCGTGTCGCGGAGGATGTCGATCTGCGACTGAGGACAGAAGGCGCGCTGGCGTGCCATCGTGACGTTGTAGCCGCCTTTCACCTGGCCCTCGACCTTCCCCTCGACCGGCAGGCCGGCACGAAACGCGCTCTCGAGCTGCCGCGCCGTCGCGGCACGCCGCTGCAGCTTGCGCGACAGCGTCAGTCCGCCCGCCGTGGACATGATGGTCGCCTGAAGGCGGTCGCCGACCGCGACCTCGAGCGCGCCGTCTTCGTCCCTCAACTCGGCCAGCGCGATCGTCGCCTCGCTCTTGGCCCCGACGTCCACGAAGGCCACGTCGGCACCCAGCGCGACGATCGTGCCTTCGACCGGCTGTCCGGTCTCGAACCGCTTCGTTCGCTCCGACGCCGCGAACAGCGCCGCGAAATCCTCGTCCTCCCGATCTTCCACGCACACGCTCCTCGCCGATTATTGATCTGACGTGGCGGCGACGTCCGCTGATCGCCGATAGCGCGGCTTGCGCGGACGACGCCCTTCTCTCTGGGCCGACGTGAGCCGACGTCAGCGACCGGACGTGTTGTACCGTCGTGGACGACGTGGCCGTCGACCTCGACCGCTTCATCCTCGCGCAGAACGACCCGATCGGCGGCTTCGTGACCGCGCTGGCCGAGCTTCGGGCAGACGGCAAGCGCAGCCACTGGATCTGGTACATCTTCCCGCAACTGGCGGGACTGGGCTCATCGCCGATGGCCGAGCGCTACGGGCTGCGCGGTGTGCTCGAAGCAATCGCCTACCTCGAGGAACCGCTCCTGCGCGAGCGGCTGCTGGCGGCGACCATCGCGGCCGCGGATCAGGTGAGGCGAGGGATGTCCCTGCACGCGCTCATGGGCTCCGACGTCGACGTGCGCAAGCTCATCTCGTCGATGACGCTGTTCGGCGAGCTGACGCGCGGGCCTGCGCGCGCACGGAGCGAGCTCGCGACGCTCGACGCCGCGCAGGCGCTTCACGAGAACGCGGAGGTGATCCTCCGCGCTGCGGCGGAAGAGGGGTTGTCTCGCTGCGCGTTCACGTTGGATCGGCTGGGCAAGGCCGGCTCGGTGTAGCGACCCGTCGGCCCCTGCACTCTGCCGTCAGGCAGACGTCTCGCACCGAGTGCTCCACGACAGACCAGCCATTCCAGCACGTCGCACTTCGCGGTGCGCGTCGCGGGACAGCAGCCGCGGAGCGTTCGCGCCTCGTGCTACGGTAGACGCGCATGTCTCGACCGCGCATCGGCCTGGAGCTGTGGACCGTCCGCACCGACGTCAACCGCGACCTGCTCGGCGCGCTCTCCCGCGTCGCCGAGCTCGGCTATGAGAGCGTCGAGTTCTACTCGACGTACCTCGACTGGACGCTGGACTTCGCGCGCGAGGTCCGAGCGCGGCTCGACGCCGTGGGGCTCGCGTGCAGTTCCACGCACAACGGCATGCGCGCGTTCACGCCCGACGCGATGCGGAAGACGATCGATCTCAACCACGTCCTCGGCAGCCCGTTCGCCGTCGTCGCGAGCGTGCCGAAAATCGAGACGATCGAAGGATGGCGGGAGGCGACGGAGCGGTTCGCGGACGTCGCCGAACGGCTCCGGCCGTCCGGCTTGGCCGCTGGATTCCACAACCATCAGCGCGAATGGACGCTGCTCGACGGGCAGCTCCCCATCGACGTCGTCGCTGACGGCACGCCCTCGGACTTCGTCATGCAGATCGACGTCGCGCCGGCGGTGGAGTTCGGCATCGACGTGCCGGCCTGGATCCGGACCCATCCCGGCCGGGTGCGAAGCCTCCACGGCCGCGACTGGAGCGCGACGCGCGGGCCGAACCTGGCGTTCGGCGAGGGAGACTGTCCGTGGCGCGAGATCATCGTCGCGGCCGGCGCCACGAGCGACCTGCGCGACGTCCTCGTGGAGAACGGCCACAGCACGCCGGACGAGGAGTGGGACATCGCGGCTCGCAGCATCGCGAACTGGCGTGCGCTGTAAGGACGATGATGACTATCGTCGATTCCGCGGCGATCGTTCACGCACTGTGAGGCCCTGGGCCCCGAATCGCATGAACGTGGTCCAGCAGTGTGCGACCTCGGGCTGAACGAATCGCCGACGTCACTTGGCGTGACGTGCGCTCCGGGTAGGCACGCTCAGCCCGTCGGCATGCTGTAACAGGCGCTGCACCTCGCGTGCGTTCGGCGCGTTGGGCGCACGCGAGTCGGCTGGCGGCTGGGCTGCCCTCGTGCCGCTCAGGTGGCCGAGCCTTTCAGCGCCTCCAGCACACGTGCGGGCGTCATGGGTAGCTGGCGCATGCGCACGCCGATCGCGTCGAAGACGGCGTTGGCGATGACGGCGCCCATCGGGACGACCGATGGCTCGCCGCCGCCCTGCGCCGGCAGGTCGGACTTGACGATCACCGCCTGGAGCTTGGGCATCCACGAGAAGCGCGGCAACTGATACGTGCCGAAGTTGCGGTCGGTGACGTCGCCGTTCTTGAAGTGGACCTCCTCGGTGAGGACGTAGCCGAGGCCCTGCATCATGCCGCCGACGATCTGCTGCTCGAGGCCGTCCGGATTGATCGTGATGCCGTTGTCCTGCGCGCACACGACGCGCACGACCTGGACGCGGCCGGTCGTGCGGTCTACTTCCACTTCCGCCATGTTGGCCACGTAGGCGCCCGCATCTGCACCGATTGCCACGCCGACGCCGCGGCCGCTCGGGGCGGCCTTCGGCGTCCAGCCGAACGCCTGCGCGGCGGCGTGGAGCACGCCGCGGGCACGTTCGTCCGTCAGGTTCCTGAGGCGGAATTCGACCGGATCCTTGCCGGCCTTCGCCGCCATGACGTCGATCTGCGACTCGCGCCCGAACGCGTTGGCGTTCGCGCCCGGCGCGCGCCACGGGCCGACGGCGAACGGGTTCATGCCGGGCGTCGCGCCCTGCCAGCCGCCGCGGACGAGCGTGCGGTGGTGCGGGACGTCGTAGAGATGCTCGGCGCCGCGGCTTCCGGCGCCGATCACGGTGTAGTCCCAGAACGTGATCCGGTGGTTCGCGTCGAAACCCGATCGGATCGTGAGCACGGTCGCCGGGTCGAACGTGTCGAAGAAGAACTCCTCCTCGCGGCTCCACATCACGCGCACCGGCACGCCGGCGGCCACCGCGAGACGGGCGGCTTCGATCGCCTGCTGGCCGGCGCTCTTGCCGCCGAACCCGCCGCCGACGTACGGGGTGATCACGCGGACCTTGTCGGGCGCGACGTCGAGTGCGCTCGCGATCTGCGACTTGAGCGGGAAGGGCGTCTGGGTGCTCGCCCACACGGTGATCTTGCCGTTCTCCACCGCCGCAACCGCCGCGTGCGGCTCCATCGGCGCGTGCGCCACGTAGCCCTTGCGGTACGTCTCGTCGAAGACCTGCGTCGCGAGCGTGCGGCCGGCGGCCAGATCGCCGCTCGACGCGGTGACGTTGCCGGCCGGCGCCGCCT
This Acidobacteriota bacterium DNA region includes the following protein-coding sequences:
- a CDS encoding alpha/beta fold hydrolase, producing the protein MSRSRLVALSLAALVTSSIWLRAAPQAPTPATPAAPPAAAQGRRGGGPVVSPEVGADRRVTFRLRLPSAQAVAVTLAGKRIEMAKNADGVWTATTDALEPDIYTYSFNVDGAALNDPANRQAQTSFGSFQSMFVVPGDKAWLPKPGAVRGAVTRQAFHSVVANDDRDFFVYTPPGYDARRKQPYPVLYLLHGLGDDAERWLAGGGGAANILDNLIADKRAVPMIVVSPLGYGTSTGPAGGRGSQNVLGYARILLDEVMPVVDRSYNVSTRREDRAIAGLSMGGAESLYVGLNNLDRFAWIGAFSSALLLLPPAASVPAPQPAAAPAAGRGAPTPLDPSVFDKAFPNLSAKDNARIRMLWITCGTADGLIGQNRQFREWLRGKGMKFSEEEVPDMAHVWPLWRQNVTDMVPKLFR
- a CDS encoding PQQ-dependent sugar dehydrogenase, whose protein sequence is MKALSSAALLLMLVSSAARAQINAGTKAPEPALPFTMTQVATFGLPWRIAFLPDGRMLVTEKVGGLWLVTQQGEKTQVANVPAVLWQGQGGMLGVYVSPKHATDRSIYLTYSEPGEGGSSLAMARAQLSTGQGRASLDGLQVIWRDGERGRGGQFGAAIAFSPDGQYLFLSVGERQRFTPAQDPNQPLGKILRLTLDGKPAPGNPMAGKTGTATVGVIDPPRDTEAAKTAPVVRSYTFPGPNLTPAETWTMGHRTPYGLAFGPDGRLWELEHGPKGGDELNLIEPGKNYGWPLVAYAVNYNDTPIPHPDTRPDLTKPVIYWTPVIAPGNLTFYRGAMFSQWNGSALIGGMATKTLSRIVFDGKGGATPAERWDVGHRIRDVAVGPDGALWLAEDANPGGLFRVTPK
- a CDS encoding NAAT family transporter, translating into MLSAIVTLLLVMDPLGNVPLFLSVLREVPPERRAPVLRREILLAYVVLLAMLATGRYIAEYLQLRQETISIAGGIVLFLIALRMVFPREGGLIGDQLEGEPFLVPLAIPLLVGPSTLATVLLLEQSGALATWWLFVAVTIAWAVSGIILLSSTFFYRVLRERGLVAMERLMGMLLVMVAVQMFVDGARTLLR
- a CDS encoding DUF1810 family protein, whose amino-acid sequence is MDDVAVDLDRFILAQNDPIGGFVTALAELRADGKRSHWIWYIFPQLAGLGSSPMAERYGLRGVLEAIAYLEEPLLRERLLAATIAAADQVRRGMSLHALMGSDVDVRKLISSMTLFGELTRGPARARSELATLDAAQALHENAEVILRAAAEEGLSRCAFTLDRLGKAGSV
- the htpG gene encoding molecular chaperone HtpG is translated as MSTIAKDTLSFQAEVKQLLHLMIHSLYGNKEIFLRELVSNASDACDKLRFESLGDSALLEGDAQFAIRVAYDKTARTITVSDNGIGLTRQEVIDHIGTIAKSGTREFFSRLTADAAKDAQLIGQFGVGFYSAFIVADRVTLLTRRAGTPAGDGVRWESRGEGEYTVETVTKPSRGTDVTLHLREGEDGLLSGGELREILRKYSDHITFPVLMKKEHWDSSKTTMVVTDDDEQVNQASALWTRPKSEITGSQYEEFYRHVSHDFEPPLAWTHAKVEGRQEFTQLFYLPRRAPFDLWNRDERHGVKLYVRRVFIMDAAGELLPAYLRFVRGVIDSSDLPLNVSREILQQSSDVAQIRSASVKRVIGLLEDLAAGQPEKYATFWAEFGTVLKEGVIEDRSNRDRIAKLLRFASTHAGTPDQTVSFAGYVGRMKTGQDAIYYVTADSFAAASQSPHLEVFRKHGVEVLLLADRVDEWMLSQLTELDGRPLKSAADGDLDVSALGEASSKVADEMKESEFKPLVARMQAALEAQVSSVRLTHRLTDSPACLVASERGLSRHLERLLREAGQPVPSSMPILEINPDHPIVERLKQESDDVVFADWSRILFDQALLAEGGDLDDPAAFVRRLNKLTLALAGGSGPKIWVP
- a CDS encoding xanthine dehydrogenase family protein molybdopterin-binding subunit; the encoded protein is MNAIDPNLDHDMEVPDGWGFIPTFDRRDFIKLTTTGLLVMFNLRPAAASPAAQGRGGAAATDLNAFLHIGADGRVTCLVGKIEMGQGIMTSLPQMAADELDVPLSQVDIVMGDTDLCPFDNGTFGSLSTRQFGPVLRRAAAEAKAVLIEMAAERWHVPASELKVDAGTVVHRSDPTKRIGYGQLTEGRRIERKVSVQPTLEPPSAFEIVGKTTLRRDGLDKVTGKAKYAGDIVPPGALHARIVRPPAHGATLQSVDTSAAERVPGVRVVRDGNMVAVLHAHRDEADKALRLVKATFSPSPSTVTDQTIFEHIVKAAPAGNVTASSGDLAAGRTLATQVFDETYRKGYVAHAPMEPHAAVAAVENGKITVWASTQTPFPLKSQIASALDVAPDKVRVITPYVGGGFGGKSAGQQAIEAARLAVAAGVPVRVMWSREEEFFFDTFDPATVLTIRSGFDANHRITFWDYTVIGAGSRGAEHLYDVPHHRTLVRGGWQGATPGMNPFAVGPWRAPGANANAFGRESQIDVMAAKAGKDPVEFRLRNLTDERARGVLHAAAQAFGWTPKAAPSGRGVGVAIGADAGAYVANMAEVEVDRTTGRVQVVRVVCAQDNGITINPDGLEQQIVGGMMQGLGYVLTEEVHFKNGDVTDRNFGTYQLPRFSWMPKLQAVIVKSDLPAQGGGEPSVVPMGAVIANAVFDAIGVRMRQLPMTPARVLEALKGSAT
- a CDS encoding sugar phosphate isomerase/epimerase; amino-acid sequence: MSRPRIGLELWTVRTDVNRDLLGALSRVAELGYESVEFYSTYLDWTLDFAREVRARLDAVGLACSSTHNGMRAFTPDAMRKTIDLNHVLGSPFAVVASVPKIETIEGWREATERFADVAERLRPSGLAAGFHNHQREWTLLDGQLPIDVVADGTPSDFVMQIDVAPAVEFGIDVPAWIRTHPGRVRSLHGRDWSATRGPNLAFGEGDCPWREIIVAAGATSDLRDVLVENGHSTPDEEWDIAARSIANWRAL
- a CDS encoding S1 RNA-binding domain-containing protein, giving the protein MEDREDEDFAALFAASERTKRFETGQPVEGTIVALGADVAFVDVGAKSEATIALAELRDEDGALEVAVGDRLQATIMSTAGGLTLSRKLQRRAATARQLESAFRAGLPVEGKVEGQVKGGYNVTMARQRAFCPQSQIDILRDTDPQTHEGRVYAFRILEYADEGRKFVVSRRALLEQEQQARAEDVRRALAVGAVVTGRVVSVRDFGAFVDLGGGVQALLPVSEMGWSRVANPAAVAAQGQEITAAVLRMDDATRQITLSLKPLLADPWSRVPGAYGVGQVREGRVTRIAEFGAFVELEPGIEGLAHASTFPLAGRAGGGWSKSLDVGMTGAFEVLAIDLDRKRISLSPVDDASPRARAASTAHEEPTDAAPGPDASPQPFGDSLAEKLRGALKK
- a CDS encoding PDZ domain-containing protein; the encoded protein is MRPIVHLPSARLLAAGTALVFVLTGGFQAAASAQAARSPRADLRSLFGGEPEIGVSIRDVTPAESEREKLARVAGAYVEDVRSGGPADKAGIRSGDVVVAFDGERVRSARQLARVIEETPAGREVDATISRAGRQVALKVTPETGGVFVGGGRVVVPDVEMRGGWPQDRPFGGFGANAGRLGVTVQELTDQLGDFFGARAGVLVTSVATGTPAEAAGLKAGDVITRVNGTAISSASDLRRSIAGASNDVTLTIVRDRKEQTLKATFTTRRPGARTTI